Proteins encoded within one genomic window of Brassica rapa cultivar Chiifu-401-42 chromosome A09, CAAS_Brap_v3.01, whole genome shotgun sequence:
- the LOC103838578 gene encoding probable disease resistance protein At1g59620 isoform X3 translates to MFMSLQRFVDSIPQNSLVIFFYHTSFVYTLLSFGVERLWKLLIRESEKFQGVEEQFNGFKRDVEMLRCFLEDAEAKKHTSAMVRNTIKEVKEIVLDAEDIVETFLLKEKLGNTSGIMKNVRRLPWVISERRELAFGIEAISKRISKVIRDMQSYGVQQFIVSEGYSQSLQEIQREMQLTFSRDEEDHLMGLEKNVEILVGYLVAKDSSHQVVSITGMGGLGKTTLARQIFKHETIKSHFPRLAWVCISQQFTRMYVWQTILRQLRPEYKVLEMTEDELQEKLVSVLETQKALIVIDDIWREGDWDRIKHVFLPQKGWKVLLTSRNEGVGLHADPNCVTFNTKCLTLKKSWTLFQRIAFPMKDTNDFKVDKEMEDMGKQMIKHCGGLPLALKVLGRLLAAKYTLRDWKRIYENIRSHIVNGTSVSDINISSVFHVLYLSFEELPVYLKHCFLYLAHFPEDYKIDVGTLSYYWGAEGIQRPMYYDGASTRDVADVYIEELVKRNMVISERDVETSRFETCQLHDIMREVCLHQAEEENFLQIGTSTANSKSLYKSRRVAVHWRNERFFHMENPKLRSLVFISKIKRHIDEGINICFTRLPLMRVLDLSRVKFEGEKIPSSIGKLIHLRYLSLRDAYVNHLPSSMRNLKQLLYLNLCVGLSRVYMPNILKEMRELIYLHFPLAIKNKVKMELGNLVKLETLENFSTEHGSVSDLQCMTRLSTLSIYIRGYDSSPP, encoded by the exons atGTTCATGTCTCTCCAAAGATTTGTGGATTCAATCCCACAGAATAGTTTAGTTATCTTTTTTTATCATACTAGTTTTGTATATACACTTTTGTCGTTTGGAGTCGAGAGGCTTTGGAAGCTCCTTATCCGAGAATCTGAGAAATTTCAGGGAGTTGAAGAACAGTTCAATGGATTTAAAAGAGATGTGGAAATGTTAAGGTGTTTCCTAGAAGATGCGGAAGCCAAGAAACATACAAGTGCCATGGTGAGAAACACTATCAAAGAGGTCAAAGAAATTGTTTTGGACGCTGAAGATATCGTTGAAACGTTTCTTCTAAAGGAAAAACTCGGAAATACAAGTGGCATCATGAAGAATGTGAGAAGACTTCCTTGGGTTATTTCAGAACGCAGGGAACTTGCTTTTGGTATAGAAGCAATAAGTAAGAGAATCTCCAAGGTGATACGCGATATGCAGAGTTATGGCGTACAACAGTTCATTGTCAGTGAAGGGTATTCACAGTCTCTACAAGAAATACAAAGAGAAATGCAACTAACCTTTTCTAGAGACGAAGAAGACCATCTTATGGGGTTGGAGAAAAATGTTGAGATATTGGTTGGCTATTTGGTGGCAAAAGATAGCAGTCATCAAGTGGTTTCCATAACTGGGATGGGAGGTCTTGGTAAAACCACACTCGCAAGACAAATTTTTAAACATGAGACAATCAAAAGTCATTTTCCAAGATTGGCATGGGTTTGTATTTCACAACAGTTTACAAGGATGTATGTTTGGCAGACAATCTTGCGACAGCTCAGGCCAGAATACAAGGTGTTAGAGATGACAGAAGATGAACTTCAAGAAAAGCTCGTATCAGTGTTGGAAACACAAAAGGCTTTGATCGTCATTGATGATATATGGAGAGAGGGAGATTGGGACCGAATCAAGCATGTGTTTCTGCCCCAAAAAG GATGGAAGGTATTACTTACTTCTCGCAATGAGGGAGTGGGATTACATGCAGATCCAAATTGTGTCACCTTCAACACAAAATgcttaactttaaaaaaaagttggaCTCTTTTTCAAAGGATAGCATTTCCAATGAAAGACACAAACG ATTTCAAGGTTGATAAAGAAATGGAAGATATGGGAAAGCAAATGATTAAACATTGTGGAGGTCTACCGTTGGCTTTAAAAGTGTTAGGAAGGTTGTTAGCTGCTAAATACACATTGCGTGACTGGAAAAggatttatgaaaatattagatCTCACATCGTCAACGGGACTAGCGTCAGTGACATAAATATCAGTTCCGTTTTCCATGTTTTGTATCTGAGCTTCGAAGAGCTGCCAGTTTATTTGAAGCACTGCTTCCTCTACCTTGCCCATTTTCCTGAAGATTATAAAATAGATGTGGGGACATTGTCGTATTACTGGGGTGCAGAAGGAATACAAAGGCCGATGTATTATGATGGAGCCAGCACTCGAGATGTCGCAGATGTATACATAGAAGAATTGGTGAAGAGAAACATGGTTATTTCTGAAAGAGACGTTGAAACTTCAAGATTTGAAACATGCCAGTTGCATGACATAATGAGAGAAGTTTGTTTACACCAAGCTGAAGAAGAGAATTTCCTACAAATTGGCACTTCAACTGCAAACTCGAAATCTCTTTATAAATCTCGTAGAGTAGCTGTGCATTGGCGGAATGAGAGATTTTTTCATATGGAGAACCCAAAACTTAGATCTCTTGTGTTTATATCCAAGATCAAAAGGCATATTGACGAGGGTATAAATATATGCTTTACACGGCTACCATTGATGAGAGTATTAGATCTCTCTCGTGTCAAGTTTGAAGGAGAGAAGATACCATCTAGCATCGGGAAGCTCATCCACTTGAGATATTTGAGTTTAAGAGATGCATATGTAAATCATCTACCTTCTTCTATGAGGAATCTGAAGCAGCTGCTATATTTAAACCTATGTGTAGGTTTATCTCGAGTCTACATGCCCAATATCTTGAAGGAGATGCGAGAATTGATATACCTCCATTTTCCGTTGGCAATAAAGAATAAGGTAAAGATGGAATTGGGAAATCTGGTCAAGCTGGAGACGTTGGAGAATTTCTCAACCGAGCATGGGAGTGTGAGTGATCTCCAGTGTATGACACGGCTCAGTAcactatctatatatatcagAG